In Pseudomonas nunensis, a single window of DNA contains:
- a CDS encoding YjbH domain-containing protein: MNLRFAAVLLLPCGLVHAEPRLTQNDFGGVGLWQTPTARMSPAGELSVNANRTEPYSRYSVALQPFDWLEGAFRYTAITNRPYGPESLSGNQSYKDKAVDLKVRLWQETHWAPDVALGFRDIGGTGLFSSEFLVANKRYDNFDFSAGIAWGYLGNRGDFDNPAGWLDDRFKTRPNMEGTGDVNAGAYFRGKPSLFGGVTYQTPWDRLSLKLEYEGNDYKHEPKDNVIQQDSPINLGAVFKVTDSLDVSAAWERGNTAMFGLTFHTNFVSRKAPAKSFDPPAEPLPAKAPTVAMDQVNWPEVSRRLQQNAGYKVERISQRGSELIVYGEQGRYFHSAKAVGRASRILDNSVNADIDWFTLVNKRYDLPLEETSVPRQTFREVLNNEEPLQALHRTTEINPAMPHNEKTLYTEARDPFSYGAGLGFKQNVGGPDGFFYQFSADADAEYRFNRNTWWSGLISANLLNNFDGFKYDAPSGLPRVRTDLRQYLTTSEVTMPLFQVSHAEQLDKDLYGMVYGGYLESMFAGVGGEVLFRPTGQRWSVGADLNYVRQREFDQGFGLRDYSVVTGHITGYTDLPYDTLAAVSVGRYLAGDWGTTIDLSREFSNGVRFGAWATITTATGAEYGEGSFDKGLYLSIPFDELMSMSTMRRANLVWSPLTRDGGARLNRSFQLHSMTDSRDNDMFYRNFEKITE; this comes from the coding sequence TTGAATTTACGTTTTGCAGCTGTGTTGTTATTGCCTTGTGGCCTGGTGCATGCCGAACCGCGCCTGACCCAGAATGATTTCGGCGGCGTTGGCTTGTGGCAGACACCCACCGCGCGGATGTCCCCTGCTGGTGAGTTGAGCGTGAACGCCAACCGCACCGAGCCCTATAGCCGTTATAGCGTGGCGCTGCAGCCGTTCGATTGGCTAGAAGGCGCGTTCCGCTATACCGCCATCACCAACCGTCCTTACGGCCCCGAATCGTTGAGCGGCAACCAGAGCTATAAGGATAAGGCGGTCGATCTCAAAGTCCGGCTATGGCAGGAAACCCACTGGGCGCCCGACGTGGCGCTGGGCTTCCGGGACATCGGCGGTACCGGCCTGTTCTCCAGTGAATTTCTGGTGGCCAACAAGCGCTATGACAATTTTGATTTCAGTGCCGGGATTGCCTGGGGTTACCTGGGCAATCGCGGCGACTTCGATAACCCGGCAGGCTGGCTCGATGATCGTTTCAAGACCCGGCCGAACATGGAAGGCACTGGCGACGTCAACGCGGGCGCCTATTTTCGCGGCAAGCCTTCGCTGTTTGGCGGCGTGACCTACCAGACACCTTGGGATCGGCTCAGCCTGAAGCTCGAGTACGAAGGCAACGACTACAAACACGAGCCCAAGGACAACGTGATCCAGCAGGACTCACCGATCAACCTCGGTGCCGTGTTCAAGGTGACTGATTCGCTGGACGTGAGTGCGGCGTGGGAGCGGGGCAACACCGCAATGTTCGGCCTGACTTTTCATACCAACTTCGTCAGCCGCAAGGCCCCGGCCAAGAGCTTCGATCCGCCGGCAGAGCCCTTGCCGGCGAAGGCTCCGACCGTTGCGATGGATCAGGTCAACTGGCCTGAAGTGTCGCGGCGCCTGCAGCAAAATGCCGGCTACAAGGTCGAGCGCATCAGCCAGCGCGGTTCCGAGTTGATCGTCTACGGCGAGCAGGGCCGCTATTTCCATTCGGCCAAAGCGGTCGGGCGTGCCAGCCGGATTCTGGACAACAGCGTCAACGCCGATATCGACTGGTTCACCCTGGTGAACAAGCGCTACGACCTGCCGCTGGAAGAAACCAGCGTACCTCGGCAGACCTTTCGCGAAGTGCTCAACAACGAGGAGCCGCTGCAAGCGTTGCACCGCACCACCGAGATCAACCCGGCGATGCCGCACAACGAAAAGACCCTCTACACCGAAGCCCGCGACCCCTTCAGCTACGGCGCCGGGCTGGGCTTCAAGCAGAACGTCGGCGGCCCTGACGGCTTTTTCTATCAGTTCAGTGCCGATGCGGACGCCGAATATCGTTTCAACCGCAACACCTGGTGGAGCGGCCTGATCAGCGCCAATCTGCTGAACAACTTCGACGGCTTCAAATACGACGCACCCAGTGGTTTGCCACGAGTTCGTACGGACTTGCGCCAGTACCTGACCACGTCTGAAGTCACCATGCCGCTGTTTCAGGTCAGCCACGCCGAGCAACTGGACAAAGACCTGTATGGCATGGTCTACGGCGGTTATCTGGAGTCAATGTTTGCCGGTGTTGGCGGCGAAGTGCTGTTTCGCCCGACGGGCCAGCGCTGGTCCGTCGGTGCGGATTTGAACTACGTGCGTCAGCGCGAATTCGACCAAGGCTTCGGCCTGCGGGACTACTCGGTTGTCACCGGGCATATCACCGGCTACACCGATTTGCCCTACGACACACTGGCGGCGGTCAGTGTCGGACGATATCTGGCGGGGGATTGGGGCACCACGATCGATCTCTCGCGGGAATTCTCCAACGGCGTGCGCTTTGGTGCCTGGGCGACGATCACCACTGCCACCGGTGCCGAATATGGCGAAGGTAGTTTCGATAAGGGCCTGTACCTCTCCATTCCGTTCGATGAATTGATGAGCATGTCGACCATGCGCCGCGCCAATCTGGTCTGGTCGCCACTGACCCGTGACGGCGGCGCGCGGCTCAATCGC
- a CDS encoding capsule biosynthesis GfcC family protein, whose product MKRLRFLSACLLLISSVSQAAVTVTGDVQIPGPVDLPPGGRLSDVISVAVPNAESYWLAAALLRQSLLEEQARLKTGVLFDLQVLQREALIFDRSGRAELATHLYEQVSAMPVTGRQVTVLDPVAIEVGFAPNVRLGDGDRLIYPLRVDEVEVLGAVVEPCRLPHVVGQEARDYLQSCAALDDAEADYLWLIQPNGVTRQVGIAPWNRESGQVPAAGSKILVPVKNDDLDPPIPELNQQLAEFLATQLAEVVH is encoded by the coding sequence TTGAAGCGGCTGCGGTTTTTGTCGGCGTGCCTGCTGTTGATTTCCAGCGTGAGTCAGGCGGCGGTCACCGTTACCGGTGATGTGCAAATCCCCGGGCCGGTGGACCTGCCGCCAGGTGGACGATTGTCGGACGTGATCAGCGTCGCCGTGCCCAATGCCGAGAGCTACTGGCTGGCGGCGGCGTTGCTGCGTCAGTCGTTGCTGGAAGAACAGGCCCGGCTCAAGACCGGCGTGCTGTTCGACTTGCAGGTGTTGCAGCGTGAAGCCTTGATCTTCGACAGATCCGGCCGAGCCGAACTGGCGACACATCTGTACGAGCAAGTCAGCGCCATGCCGGTCACCGGGCGCCAGGTCACGGTGTTGGACCCGGTGGCGATCGAAGTCGGGTTCGCGCCTAACGTCCGTCTGGGCGACGGCGATCGCCTGATCTATCCGTTGCGCGTCGATGAAGTTGAAGTGCTCGGCGCCGTCGTCGAGCCCTGCCGGTTACCGCATGTCGTCGGGCAGGAGGCGCGGGATTACCTGCAATCCTGCGCAGCCCTGGACGATGCCGAGGCCGATTACCTGTGGCTGATCCAGCCGAATGGCGTCACCCGCCAGGTCGGCATCGCGCCGTGGAATCGTGAGAGCGGGCAGGTGCCTGCCGCTGGTAGCAAGATCCTGGTGCCGGTCAAGAACGATGATCTCGATCCGCCTATCCCTGAACTGAATCAGCAGTTGGCCGAATTTCTTGCCACGCAATTGGCTGAGGTGGTTCATTGA
- a CDS encoding YjbF family lipoprotein, producing MKTLNVGVGLIAAVLLCGCNPLMTASLSNFKAAVVGPDELEVTQAEVARVEFPQLTLTTPSGSGVLAMVRERGDLQFWVASGKQVLLLRDGLAVRSIGLGVEGDLDGTRLSATSPFKQGLHTLPDGYTSQRWIDLYRGSETGVILNSRFSRKSMETLDILNKEYAVLRVDEQIDAPAIGLRATNRYWVDPVDGFILKSEQQLTTRLRVKIVQLTPERRFAR from the coding sequence GTGAAAACGTTGAATGTTGGCGTCGGCTTGATAGCGGCCGTGTTGTTGTGTGGCTGTAACCCGCTGATGACCGCGTCCTTGAGCAACTTCAAGGCAGCGGTGGTCGGCCCCGATGAGTTGGAAGTCACGCAAGCCGAAGTGGCCCGGGTCGAGTTTCCCCAGCTCACTTTGACCACGCCGTCCGGCTCCGGGGTGTTGGCGATGGTGCGTGAGCGCGGCGATCTGCAGTTCTGGGTCGCGTCCGGCAAACAGGTGTTGCTGCTGCGCGACGGACTCGCGGTGCGCAGCATCGGCCTGGGCGTCGAAGGCGATCTCGACGGCACGCGGCTGTCTGCCACTTCGCCGTTCAAGCAAGGCCTGCACACGCTGCCGGATGGCTACACCAGCCAGCGCTGGATCGATCTGTATCGAGGCAGCGAAACGGGCGTGATCCTGAACAGCCGCTTCTCGCGAAAATCCATGGAAACCCTCGACATCCTCAACAAGGAATACGCCGTGCTACGTGTCGATGAACAGATTGACGCCCCGGCCATAGGCCTGCGTGCGACAAATCGTTATTGGGTCGATCCGGTTGACGGTTTCATCTTGAAGAGTGAGCAACAACTGACCACGCGCCTGCGGGTCAAGATCGTGCAACTGACCCCAGAACGCAGGTTTGCCCGTTGA
- a CDS encoding polysaccharide biosynthesis/export family protein, with product MNRSFPFLLLASIALQGCMFSPGQYLSTSDITRQGASESSRVELIPITPKLIAMDRATQKHTSLPAELLATPGEYRIGNNDVLYITVWDHPELTAPSGAQQQIDANGRLVRSDGTLYYPYIKEVQAAGRTIQQLRADISERLSAFIADPQVDVAVLRFASQKVVVSGAVSKAGPQPISTNPLNVVEALGTAGIDPQNADLSGLLLTRNGRVYPLNLDALNQQDSELQNVYLKGGDQLYLPYNDNKRIYVMGEVNQPRALTFKTGTMNLSDVLGSVGGLSQTTSNGNAVYVIRGVENLDVEPAKIYQLQAESPTAMALATHFNVRPQDIVYVGPANVTRWNRFISQLVPSAAILGVGASSAKNLSEVRDNGK from the coding sequence ATGAATCGTAGTTTTCCTTTTTTGTTGTTGGCCAGTATCGCTTTGCAAGGTTGTATGTTTTCCCCGGGGCAATACCTGAGCACCAGCGATATCACGCGCCAGGGCGCCAGTGAAAGCAGCCGCGTGGAGCTGATTCCGATCACGCCCAAGCTCATTGCGATGGACCGGGCCACGCAGAAACACACGTCGCTGCCGGCGGAATTGTTGGCGACGCCTGGCGAATACCGCATCGGCAACAACGATGTCCTGTACATCACGGTCTGGGACCATCCCGAGCTGACCGCACCTTCCGGCGCGCAACAGCAGATCGATGCCAATGGTCGCCTGGTGCGCTCCGACGGCACGCTGTATTACCCCTATATCAAGGAAGTCCAAGCTGCCGGTCGGACCATCCAGCAACTGCGCGCGGATATCTCCGAACGCCTGTCGGCGTTCATTGCCGATCCGCAAGTGGACGTCGCGGTGTTGCGCTTCGCCAGCCAGAAAGTCGTGGTGTCGGGGGCGGTTTCGAAGGCCGGTCCGCAACCGATTTCCACCAACCCGCTGAATGTTGTCGAAGCCCTCGGCACCGCCGGCATCGACCCGCAGAATGCGGATTTGTCCGGCCTGCTGCTGACGCGTAACGGGCGGGTCTATCCTCTGAATCTCGATGCACTCAATCAGCAGGATTCCGAGCTGCAGAACGTCTACCTCAAGGGGGGCGATCAGCTGTACCTGCCGTACAACGACAACAAGCGCATCTACGTCATGGGCGAAGTCAATCAGCCGCGCGCGCTGACCTTCAAGACCGGCACCATGAACCTGTCCGATGTCCTCGGCTCGGTCGGCGGCTTGAGCCAGACCACCTCCAACGGCAACGCCGTGTACGTGATTCGCGGGGTGGAAAACCTCGATGTGGAACCGGCGAAAATCTATCAGTTGCAAGCCGAGTCGCCGACCGCCATGGCGCTCGCCACGCACTTCAATGTTCGGCCCCAGGACATCGTCTACGTGGGCCCTGCCAACGTGACGCGCTGGAACCGCTTCATCAGCCAATTGGTGCCATCGGCGGCCATTCTCGGCGTGGGCGCTTCCTCGGCGAAGAACCTGAGTGAAGTCCGCGATAACGGCAAATAA
- the galE gene encoding UDP-glucose 4-epimerase GalE: MKILVTGGTGYIGSHTTLALLEAGFEVVVLDNLSNSSDAALHAVEAICGRSALMIHGDVCDRALLDRIFQQHTIDAVLHFAGLKAVGESVRKPLEYYEANVGGSITLCQAMAAAGVFRLVFSSSATVYGAPEQMPIREDFPTGNPTNPYGQSKLIVENVLRDLCVAEPRWSIALLRYFNPVGAHASGHLGEDPNGIPNNLVPYISQVAVGSLKELSIFGDDYPTADGTGVRDYIHVVDLADGHLKALQSISQTTGINIWNLGTGDGYSVMQVLHAFEQASGRPVPYRILPRRSGDVAESLADPSKAARELGWKATRSLQQMMTDTWRWQSNHPKGYLG; the protein is encoded by the coding sequence ATGAAGATTCTGGTAACGGGTGGCACCGGGTATATCGGTTCGCACACTACACTTGCGCTGCTTGAAGCGGGTTTTGAGGTGGTGGTGCTGGACAATCTTTCCAACAGTTCCGACGCTGCGCTGCATGCCGTGGAAGCCATCTGCGGCAGAAGTGCGCTGATGATTCACGGGGATGTCTGCGACCGAGCCTTGCTCGACCGGATTTTCCAGCAACACACGATTGATGCGGTCCTGCACTTCGCCGGGCTCAAGGCTGTCGGCGAAAGCGTGCGCAAGCCGCTGGAGTATTACGAAGCCAATGTCGGCGGCAGCATCACGCTGTGCCAGGCGATGGCCGCTGCCGGGGTGTTTCGCCTGGTGTTCAGCTCATCGGCCACGGTGTATGGCGCGCCGGAGCAGATGCCGATCCGCGAGGATTTCCCTACGGGCAATCCGACCAATCCCTACGGCCAATCCAAGCTGATCGTCGAGAACGTTTTGCGCGATCTGTGTGTGGCCGAGCCGCGCTGGAGCATTGCGCTGTTGCGCTACTTCAATCCGGTCGGCGCCCATGCCAGCGGCCACTTGGGCGAAGACCCGAATGGCATCCCGAATAACCTGGTGCCCTACATCAGCCAAGTGGCGGTGGGCAGCCTGAAAGAGTTGTCGATTTTCGGCGACGATTACCCCACGGCGGATGGCACCGGCGTACGCGACTACATCCACGTCGTGGACCTGGCGGACGGGCATCTCAAGGCCTTGCAGTCGATTTCCCAAACCACCGGCATCAACATCTGGAACCTCGGCACCGGTGACGGCTACAGCGTGATGCAGGTATTGCATGCGTTTGAGCAGGCGTCGGGGCGGCCGGTGCCGTATCGGATATTGCCGCGCCGCTCGGGTGATGTTGCCGAAAGCCTGGCCGACCCGTCCAAGGCTGCCCGTGAACTGGGCTGGAAGGCGACGCGCAGTTTGCAGCAAATGATGACTGACACTTGGCGTTGGCAATCGAATCATCCGAAGGGTTACCTCGGATAA